A single region of the Oncorhynchus keta strain PuntledgeMale-10-30-2019 chromosome 37, Oket_V2, whole genome shotgun sequence genome encodes:
- the LOC118370178 gene encoding growth/differentiation factor 8-like, producing the protein MQFMLYLTLLGVLSTTMGMNETTRRQANVTEEGEVQQCSNCEFREQSRLMRLHNIRSQILSILRLEQAPNISREMIRQLLPKAPPLTQLIDQYEHRVEDEERATTETIITMAKPGPMSQQDGIPSCCFFNLSPKIRPNNILHAQLWVHLRPADTVTTVFLQISRIKATTEGNSRIRILSLKIDVASGASSWQSVDINQLLKTWLRQPETHYGLEIKAYDSKGQDLAVTVAELGEEGLQPFMEVKILESLKRSRRASGLDCDEESSESRCCRYPLTVDFEAFGWDWIIAPKRYKANYCSGECEYMHLQKYPHTHLVNKANPRGTTGPCCTPTKMSPINMLYFNRMEQIIYGKIPSMVVDHCGCS; encoded by the exons ATGCAATTTATGCTTTACCTGACACTCTTAGGTGTACTTAGCACCACCATGGGGATGAATGAAACCACGAGGCGCCAAGCCAACGTAACAGAAGAGGGAGAAGTACAGCAATGCTCAAACTGCGAGTTCAGAGAACAGAGCAGACTAATGAGACTCCACAACATCAGATCCCAAATTCTCAGCATTCTGAGGCTGGAGCAGGCTCCAAACATCAGCCGAGAAATGATCAGGCAGCTCTTACCGAAAGCGCCTCCCTTGACACAACTTATAGACCAGTATGAGCATCGTGTGGAGGATGAGGAGCGTGCCACCACTGAAACGATCATAACCATGGCAAAAC CTGGACCAATGTCACAACAAGACGGAATACCATCTTGTTGTTTCTTCAATCTCAGTCCGAAGATTCGACCTAACAACATTTTACATGCACAACTTTGGGTGCACCTGCGACCAGCTGACACCGTCACAACGGTCTTCTTGCAAATCTCCCGCATAAAAGCAACCACTGAGGGAAACTCACGCATACGGATCCTCTCCCTGAAGATCGACGTGGCTTCTGGTGCAAGCTCTTGGCAAAGTGTAGACATAAATCAATTACTCAAAACCTGGCTTCGTCAGCCAGAAACTCATTATGGTCTCGAGATCAAAGCTTATGATTCGAAAGGGCAGGACTTGGCTGTCACGGTAGCTGAGCTGGGAGAAGAGGGACTG CAACCCTTCATGGAGGTGAAGATATTGGAGAGCCTAAAACGTTCCCGGAGGGCCTCAGGCCTGGACTGTGATGAAGAGTCCTCAGAGTCGCGGTGCTGCCGCTACCCCCTCACCGTTGACTTTGAGGCCTTTGGGTGGGACTGGATCATTGCCCCCAAACGCTACAAGGCCAACTACTGTTCTGGAGAGTGTGAGTACATGCACCTCCAGAAGTACCCCCACACTCACCTGGTGAACAAGGCTAACCCCCGGGGCACCACAGGGCCCTGTTGTACTCCAACTAAGATGTCCCCCATCAACATGCTCTACTTCAACCGCATGGAGCAGATCATTTATGGAAAGATACCATCTATGGTGGTGGACCACTGTGGCTGCTCctga